Proteins found in one Canis aureus isolate CA01 chromosome 19, VMU_Caureus_v.1.0, whole genome shotgun sequence genomic segment:
- the GP9 gene encoding platelet glycoprotein IX, translated as MPAWGALLLLWAATEATNDCPAECTCQTLETMGLWVDCRGRGLKALPALPVHTRHLLLANNSLRSVPPGAFDHLPGLQILDVMHNPWHCDCSLTYLRLWLEDHTPEALLQVRCASPALATTRPLGWLTGYELGSCGWQLQAPWTYPGVWWDVALAGVAALGLALLAGLLCTTTEMLG; from the coding sequence aTGCCTGCCTGGGGGGCCCTGCTGCTGCTCTGGGCTGCCACGGAGGCCACCAACGACTGCCCCGCAGAGTGCACCTGCCAGACCCTGGAGACCATGGGGCTGTGGGTGGACTGCAGGGGGCGGGGACTCAAGGCCCTGCCCGCCCTGCCGGTccacacccgccacctcctgctgGCCAATAACAGCCTCCGCTCCGTGCCCCCTGGTGCCTTCGACCACCTGCCTGGGCTGCAGATCCTCGACGTGATGCACAACCCCTGGCACTGTGACTGCAGCCTCACCTACCTGCGTCTCTGGCTGGAGGACCACACGCCCGAGGCCTTGCTGCAGGTCCGCTGTGCCAGCCCCGCGCTGGCCACCACCCGGCCGCTGGGCTGGCTGACGGGCTACGAGCTGGGCAGCTGCGGCTGGCAGCTACAGGCACCCTGGACCTACCCGGGGGTCTGGTGGGATGTGGCTCTGGCTGGTGTGGCCGCGCTGGGCCTGGCTCTCCTGGCTGGCCTGCTGTGCACCACCACGGAGATGCTCGGCTGA